One window of the Arvicanthis niloticus isolate mArvNil1 chromosome 23, mArvNil1.pat.X, whole genome shotgun sequence genome contains the following:
- the Ankrd9 gene encoding ankyrin repeat domain-containing protein 9 has translation MPWDARPGRSANGGPEGPGAARLRVQKQCRKSSFAFYLAVRDLLPVWLLEDMRASEAFHWDERGRAAAYSPSEALLYALVHDHQAYAHYLLATFPRRALAPPSAGFRCCTAPGPHVALAVRYNRVGILRRILRTVQDFPVEERVRLLDRRGCSRVEGGGTSLHVACELARPECLFLLLGHGASPGLRDGSGFTPLELLLRQLNQDASSAPTAAEAASATVNAAAAANTTSSVEVCQRRLLLLDLLALYTPGGGVVGSARCELLGDRLRWQRLLGEDKFQWLAGLAPPSLFVRAMQVLVTTISPGRFPEALDELPLPPFLQPLDLTGKG, from the coding sequence ATGCCGTGGGACGCCAGGCCTGGACGAAGCGCCAACGGAGGGCCCGAGGGTCCGGGCGCAGCTCGCTTGCGCGTGCAGAAGCAGTGCCGGAAGTCATCCTTCGCCTTCTACCTAGCAGTACGAGATCTGCTACCAGTGTGGCTACTCGAGGACATGCGCGCCAGCGAAGCCTTCCACTGGGACGAGCGCGGGCGCGCTGCTGCATATTCGCCGTCCGAGGCCCTGCTCTACGCACTCGTGCACGACCACCAAGCCTATGCTCACTACCTGCTGGCTACCTTCCCACGGCGAGCACTCGCCCCTCCTAGCGCGGGCTTCCGCTGCTGCACCGCGCCAGGACCGCACGTGGCGCTGGCGGTGCGCTACAACCGCGTGGGCATCCTGCGCCGCATCCTGCGAACCGTGCAGGACTTCCCAGTGGAAGAGCGTGTGCGCCTCCTGGACCGGCGTGGCTGCAGCCGGGTAGAAGGCGGTGGCACATCTCTGCACGTGGCCTGTGAGCTCGCACGCCCTGAGTGCCTCTTTCTGCTGCTTGGCCACGGAGCTTCTCCGGGCCTTCGAGACGGCAGTGGCTTTACACCGTTGGAGCTGCTGCTGCGCCAACTGAACCAGGACGCCAGCTCAGCCCCTACTGCTGCAGAGGCCGCCTCTGCCACCGTCAACGCTGCGGCTGCCGCCAACACCACTTCGTCTGTGGAGGTGTGTCAGCGTCGCCTGCTGCTGCTTGACCTGCTAGCACTCTACACCCCGGGGGGCGGGGTCGTAGGTTCAGCTCGATGTGAACTGCTAGGAGACCGGCTACGCTGGCAGAGGTTGCTGGGTGAGGACAAGTTCCAGTGGCTAGCAGGGCTGGCGCCACCCTCCCTCTTTGTCCGTGCCATGCAGGTGTTGGTCACCACTATCTCACCTGGCCGCTTCCCGGAGGCCTTGGATGAACTGCCTCTGCCACCCTTTTTGCAGCCCTTGGACCTCACGGGCAAGGGCTAG